The genomic stretch AGCAACTGTGGATCTTGCGTATCGCCCGAGTCACCTTGCCGAAGTGCCCCTGTCGATTAAGCGCAGCACGCATCGATCCGCCTTGTTCGCCCGTGAGAATGCGGTAGTAGATTTCCCGCAGCAGCGATGGCCCCAAAATCTGCGCTTCGCCCGGAATGCTCATCGCTTCAAGAAAACGCAACGTCGAAGTGCGGAGCCTGTCGTCCATCGGCGAAGCGTACATGCCCTTGGGCTGCGCATCGCTTGGGCCGTGAAGGTCATCCACTTGCTGCATCAACTCGCTGGCCAACTGGAAGTCGAGGTGCATGTAGATCGCGAGCATCGGCTCGGCCTCGGTGGCATCGGTTTCCATGGAGAAGGGGATCGGCACGGACACCACCAGATAATGCTGGGCGTCGTAAACGTAGACGTCATCGCCCAGATAACCGCGTTTCTGCCCCTGACAGAGGATCACAATGCCCGGGTCGTACAGCACCGGTGTGCGGGTCAGCGGCCGGTTCGAACGCAGAAAACGCACGCCTTCAAGCGCACTGAGGTTATAACCCTCGACCGGTGCGAGGGTTTCCATGAGCTGCACCATGCGCGAGGTACCTGTGTCGGCCTGCTTCATCGCGTCCTCTCTATTGGCCGCTCAATGGTCGGTGGAGCGAGTCAACGCTTCCCACTGATCGATCTCGCCGGCTGCGTGTTTGAGTTTTTCACGCACCAGTCGCAACGCGTCACTGCCCAGGAGCAGGTGCGCCGGCGGTGTCGGGCTGGCGATGATCTGCAACATCGCCTGGGCCGCTTTTTGCGGATCGCCAAGTTGCTTGCCGCTCTTTTCTTCGCGCGCCTTGCGCACCGGATCGAAACTGGCGTCGTAGTCGGCAATGCTGCGCGGCGTGCGCTGCATCGAGCGACCGGCCCAGTCGGTTCGAAATGAACCCGGCGCGACGGCGGTCACGAAAATATTGAAGGGCGCCAGCTCCTTGCTCAGCGTATCGGAGATGCCTTCGAGCGCAAACTTGCTGCCGCAGTAGTAGGCGATGCCCGGCATCGTGATCGTGCCGCCCATCGAGGTGATATTGATAATGCGGCCGGCACGCCGTTTGCGAAAGAAGGGCAGGAACGCCTTGATCACGACAACGGCGCCGAACACGTTCACGTCGAACTGGCGGCGCATGTCTTCCAGAGGCGACTCTTCGAAGATACCTTCGTGACCGTAACCGGCGTTGTTGATCAACACGTCGACCGGGCCGTGCGTGGCTTCAACCTGCGCGATGACGCCATCGATCCGCTCGAAGTCCGTGACATCCAGCATCACCCCGTAAGCGTTATCCACGGAGAGTGATTGAAAGGCGTGCAAGTCGGCTTCCTTGCGCACGGTGCCAATGACACGATGGCCGGCCGCGAGTGCTTCCCTGGCCAGCGCATGGCCGAAGCCGCTGCTGACGCCGGTAATGAAAAGGGTTTTGGTGGTAGTCATGACGGGCTCCGGTGAATGGGGTTTCAGCTCATGGTATCCATCGAAGAAACGCTCACCTATGTCGGTTTGTCTTTGAGCATTGCCTATTCCTATCAACGAGGCGAGATGACGGCCGATGAACTTTTTGCGTTGCTCCAGGCATCCAGTCTGGAACAGACCGCAACCGCTGATATCCTGCGCAACAACCGCCGATGAGCCAGGACGAAATGAAGACATCAACCCGCTGGCCCGTAGACGATAACGAGTTGGCGCAATTACGCGCTTTCAACAAGAAGCTTGCCCGGCTGCCGCGCTTTCGCATCCGCAATCGCATCACGCCACGGGCGATTCAGTTGCTGTTGCGCCTCAGCCAATGGGGCGGTGCGAGAAAGTTGCTCAAGCACGGACTCGAGGCAGAGCGCAAAGTGGTGGGCGTCGATGGCGCTTCAGTGCCGGTGCGGATCATTCGGCCAAAGACAAAGGCCAAAGGCGTGGTACTGGATTTTCATGGCGGCGGCTGGGTCATCGGCAATGCGCAGATGAACGACCACCTCAACATCGGCATGGTGAAAGCCTGCGACGTGGCGGTGGTCTCGGTCGATTATCGGCTGGTGGTCTCGACACCGATCGAAGGCGTCATGCAGGACTGCCTCACGGCGGCCCGCTGGCTGCTGAGCGATGACTGCCACGAGTTTGCGAACCTGCCCGTCATCGTCGTGGGCGAGTCTGCCGGCGGCCACCTCGCCGCCGCGACTCTGCTGCAACTCAAACAGTGGCCGCACTTGCTCGAACGGGTGAGCGGGGCGCTGCTGTACTACGGCGTCTACGACCTGACCGGAACCCCCAGCGTGCGCAACGCCGGGCCCGATACCTTGCTGCTGGATGGGCCTGGCATGGTTGAAGCGCTGCAAATGCTTACGCCGGGATTGAGCGATGAAGAACGCCGGCAGCCACCGTTGTCTCCGTTGTACGGTGACTTCACCGGGTTTCCGCCGGCGTTGATGTTTGCGGCGGAGCTGGATCCGCTCAGGGATGACACGCTTGAGTTGGCTGAGCGTTGGGGTAGGGCGGCGGACGTGGAGGTGCATCTGTTGCCGGAAACGGCGCATGGGGTGATTCATTTTCCGCTGGGGTTGGCGGGGAGGGTGCTTGGGTATAGCCGTGCTTGGGTTGCGGGGCGGGTTGATGAGGGGTGAGTGATGGAGAGAGGATTTAGTGCTGATTGGTGGGTTTTTATGGAGGGCTTTTTTCGGCCAGAAGCGGCCATTTAGAAATGGTTAGCGAACGCTTCGCATTGCAACACTCATGGTTTTGATCGCTTAAAAAACGATGCGGCCTCTTCTACTTGAGCGAGTTTGGTGGCAATCTGCCACGTCTGCCACGTCTGCCACGTCTGCCACGTCTGCCACGTCTGCCACGTCTGCCACGTCTGCCACGTCTGGCGCGTCAATTTGGCACCGCTAATTAATAGAACGTAGCTCGATGACACGACGCACTTCTCTGAGGCGTCACGCTTACAACTCGGACTGCCTCAATATTTGACCCAAGCACTACCCCTAAGATCTCGACAGTAAGGCTCTATCGTGAAAACCATTACAGACGTAATATCAAAGAAGCAAATGTATGTTCTGGCATTGGCGCCTCATATCACGGTTTGGTTTACGCTCTTTTGTATCATCATGATTGCAGTATGGTATTTATCGAAAAGCGCTCTAATTGGTTTTGGATCAGCCATCGCAATCCCCGCATTTTTAATAAAGTGGGGAGTCGATAGGAAAATACTTGTAATAAATAAATTACTGGACGACGTCCGCGCCAAGTCATTAGCGTCCCTGCAAAATATTGACTATTTTTACTATAATGCTAATGGTTCCATTTCTGTAGATTCTCGCGCTGCCAAAATATCTTATATAAAGGTTTTACCGACGTTGGAGGTTCTGTCTCCCGTTATTGTCAACGTTGCTGATGTTGTCGAGTTTTACTTCTATGACCCTGGCATGACCACTACGAAGTATTACGGTAGGGATATGGCCGTGGCACAGGAAGTGCTCGCCGATAATCTCAAAGCGATCGGTGCGCGTGCGGAAGCACGGGGGGTGCACATAAAATTAGACGATCTGCAGCATCCAAAGATTGTCATGAATATGACGGCCAAAGAGGCGGATCACTGGACCGTTATTCTTCGAAAACTAATGGATGGATCACTAGATCCAACCAACGCTCCAAAACTGATCCCCTAATGGGAGTTTAGATCGAATTGCTTTGAGCACAAAGCCATTCAAAATGTTAACGGCGGCTTGCGTTATTTATCGCGAAATGCCTTTCAGCACATGTGCAGAAAAGGGGGCTGATTTATTTTCTGAGAAATACATCAGCCCCCTTTTCTGATTTTTTCAATTACCCTGGAAGGGCCAGCCTCCGGTTTTTTTCGTCCCTACACCGCGTTATTTGTCACCCTCTCGGGATATTGGTGCACTTATGAGCCCATTAAGTTTTACAGTCTGGTCTGGGCTCAGCAGCGGACTCTGGAAAAACTTTGTACCCAAAATTTCTATACCTCCGCGATTAGTATTGGCAAGAGCAATCTCATAATTGCGGAGCCCGGCTGAAAGCTGGAGTGAGTAATCTAAGGAAGCTTGGCCTTTCTTAGCCTCGCCACACTCTCCTTCGCTAGGCTGCATTCCAAATGCTTCAGTTGGTTTAAGGGTCCTGAACCAGCACCGAGCAATTGACCAATTAGCTCCATCTGGAGCAGTCATGCCAGGTGGATTTTTTTGAGCTGTCATGTGACAGGAGAGACAAGACGAGTTTGGGTTGTCGACTGGTCCGTTCATCCTGCCACCTCGACCGAAATTCCGTTTGAAATCGAATGTTGACAAAACGATCCCTTCTTTCGGTTTTTCCTGATTACTCGCCATTTCGTCAGTGAGAGCGTGGTCATTGCCCCACATCAGACCGACGGGCCGCAACTTTTTCCAAGGGTCTGACCCAGGTTGTGTCCCATCGTAGAAGAACGTTCCAAATACCCAGCCTGATGCATCATTGGCACTACTATCGCGCACACCGATATCAACCTGAAGTAGCCGTAAAGTAGCTTCGATTCTTTTAGCTGGCACTCCATTTATATTGTCGGCCGGGCATTTATCATCATCCGGATTGGGATCCTCGATAATTC from Pseudomonas allokribbensis encodes the following:
- a CDS encoding oxidoreductase — its product is MTTTKTLFITGVSSGFGHALAREALAAGHRVIGTVRKEADLHAFQSLSVDNAYGVMLDVTDFERIDGVIAQVEATHGPVDVLINNAGYGHEGIFEESPLEDMRRQFDVNVFGAVVVIKAFLPFFRKRRAGRIINITSMGGTITMPGIAYYCGSKFALEGISDTLSKELAPFNIFVTAVAPGSFRTDWAGRSMQRTPRSIADYDASFDPVRKAREEKSGKQLGDPQKAAQAMLQIIASPTPPAHLLLGSDALRLVREKLKHAAGEIDQWEALTRSTDH
- a CDS encoding alpha/beta hydrolase, which produces MKTSTRWPVDDNELAQLRAFNKKLARLPRFRIRNRITPRAIQLLLRLSQWGGARKLLKHGLEAERKVVGVDGASVPVRIIRPKTKAKGVVLDFHGGGWVIGNAQMNDHLNIGMVKACDVAVVSVDYRLVVSTPIEGVMQDCLTAARWLLSDDCHEFANLPVIVVGESAGGHLAAATLLQLKQWPHLLERVSGALLYYGVYDLTGTPSVRNAGPDTLLLDGPGMVEALQMLTPGLSDEERRQPPLSPLYGDFTGFPPALMFAAELDPLRDDTLELAERWGRAADVEVHLLPETAHGVIHFPLGLAGRVLGYSRAWVAGRVDEG
- a CDS encoding AraC family transcriptional regulator, whose product is MKQADTGTSRMVQLMETLAPVEGYNLSALEGVRFLRSNRPLTRTPVLYDPGIVILCQGQKRGYLGDDVYVYDAQHYLVVSVPIPFSMETDATEAEPMLAIYMHLDFQLASELMQQVDDLHGPSDAQPKGMYASPMDDRLRTSTLRFLEAMSIPGEAQILGPSLLREIYYRILTGEQGGSMRAALNRQGHFGKVTRAIRKIHSCYQERLDVEQLAHEASMSVPNFHLHFRSVTDTSPMQYLKSTRLHQARLLMLRNAMTASAAAFNVGYESASQFSREFKRFFGRTPQAEIEWMKAAYALPAPTMPSEYVSSH